A section of the Acanthochromis polyacanthus isolate Apoly-LR-REF ecotype Palm Island chromosome 1, KAUST_Apoly_ChrSc, whole genome shotgun sequence genome encodes:
- the cdkn3 gene encoding cyclin-dependent kinase inhibitor 3, with product MRNEEMKTTEFDSSSEDEEVGEEQLTPFHISWLPLSIVECSQFLGICALPGCKYKDIRRSLQRDVEELQNQGVQDVFVFCTRGELNKYRVPSLLDVYQQRGFTVHHRPFADGDAPELEQCCRILEELQVSLENNRRTVIHCYGGLGRSALIAACLLLQLSLAMTPNKAIEILREHRGGGAIQTVKQYNFLHEFRERYSSYQENREAAAERSVSR from the exons ATgagaaatgaagaaatgaagaCGACTGAGTTTGACTCGTCGTCTGAAGACGAGGAGGTCGGAGAGGAGCAGCTGACTCCCTTCCACATCTCCTG GTTACCTCTGTCAATAGTAGAGTGTTCGCAGTTTCTTGGAATATGTGCATTACCAG GTTGCAAATACAAAGACATCCGCAGGAGCCTGCAAAGAGAtgttg AGGAGCTCCAGAACCAGGGCGTTCAGGACGTGTTTGTGTTCTGCACCAGAGGAGAGCTGAACAAGTACCGGGTTCCCTCCCTGCTGGACGTCTACCAGCAGCGAGGCTTCACCGTCCACCACAGGCCTTTCGCAGACGGAGACGCCCCCGAGCTGGAGCAGTGCTGCCGGAtcctggaggagctgcaggtcaGCCTCGAGAACAACCGGAGGACGGTGATCCA CTGCTACGGAGGCCTGGGACGCTCCGCATTAA TCGCCGCCTGTTTGCTGCTTCAGCTCTCCTTAGCAATGACGCCCAACAAAGCCATCGAGATCCTCAGGGAGcaccgaggaggaggagcgaTACAAACCGTGAAA CAATACAACTTCCTTCACGAGTTTCGGGAGCGGTACTCATCCTACCAGGAGAacagagaagctgctgcagagcgTTCGGTGTCTCGGTGA